GCCGGGGGCTTTGCCCCCGGACCCCCAAGGTATTTGGAAGACCAAAGAAGTGCAGGACCAGATCCCGGCCCTGAGCGGAATTGTTTCCAAAAATCGCCATTGCCAGAAAAATGCCACATTCCGCTCACAATCCTGCCCCGGTCCAATTGTAGTCAAATTGGAAACGCCGCCACCAAGAGCGGAGCAGACAAGAGCATCGAGCACCGCCCCAACGCGGGCAAACCCTTCGGAAGACCGCAACAGGCGCTGAAGGCTGACAGGACCGGGACCAGAGGCAAATGCCCGTATATACTGTCGAATTCTACGACTTTGACCCGTGGGGCACCGTCCCCACGGGTGGTTCCTTTGTCTGGACGGGTCCCGCCACCTACGGCGGCACCGCAACAATCACTGACAACGAAGCCGGGATCGGCGGCCAGACGCTGGACGACGACAATGCCGGCAACGAAAGCGCTTACGGCAACGCGACCACCAGCGCGGGCACCTCGACCGGGGTAAACATGGACGCCGAACGCGTCTGGACGCTGCGCGACACCGTCACCGGCGAGGTCTTCCAGATCGCACAGCTGGATGTCGAAGGTGGTGCGGCGGACGGGTTTTACACGCTTTCGGAACTGCCAATGGTGCCCGGGCGCAGCTACGACGTACTGGCCTATGACAGCAATCCCGATGCCTCGGCGGGCGACATCGCCTTCACCTACGGCGATTTCACCGATGGCGACATCGACGGCACCGACGGCGACGACCTGATCGACTTCGCCTATCAGGACATCCACGGCGAGCAGGTCGACGCCTCGCCATGGGGGTTGAACGATTCCATCACCGCGCGGGACGGCAACGACACCGTCTACGGCGGCGCGGGCAACGACACCATCGACGCCGGAGACGGCAACGACGTGGTCTACGGCGATCTGGGTGGCGCAACGCCCAGCCGCATCGCGCAGGACCTGAACTGGACCGCGCAGGGCGGCAACGGGACGAACCTCGCGGGGGGATTCACGCAGGATACCGGAGACATCGACGTCTCGGTCTCTTTCGCCAGCACCGGCAACAACAACCCGACCTATCAGGTCAACACCGTCGACCAGCAGTACCGGGCGGGCGGCGAGACCTATAACCAGAACTCCTCGCTCTACCTGTTCGGCAACGGGGACGGCGCGACCTCGCGCACGACGATGAACTTCGCCGCCAGCGCCGGGTCAAGCGTGGCGGACGAGGTCGAGAACGTCTCTTTCCGGATCAACGATGTCGACTGGGGCAGCGGCAACCACCGCGACGTTGTGACGGTCAACGCCTTCGACGCCGACAATAATCCGGTGACCGTGGTCCTGACCCCTTCGGGCGGAGACACGGTGTCCGGCAATACCGTCACCGCCAACAATGCCGCCGAAGCCACGAACCAGGCCGGGGGATCGGTGCGGGTCGACATTGCAGGGCCGGTGTCGCGGATCGAGATCATATACGGCAATGCCCTGAACGGCACGCAGGGCATCTGGGTCACCGACGTGCAGTTCGACGCCGTCCCGGTGGGCGGCGACGACCTGATCCTTGGCGGCGCGGGCGACGACACGCTTTTCGGCGAAGAAGGTGACGATACGCTGGACGGCGGCACCGGGGCCGACTCGCTGTCCGGTGGCACCGGTGCCGACAGCCTGACCGGCGGAGACGGGGACGACACGCTGGAGGGCGGCGCGGGCGCCGACACCCTCTCTGGCGGGGCAGGCATGGATTTCCTGTCCTATGCCTCGTCAGACGCGGGCGTGACCATCGACCTTGCCAGCGGCTCCTTCTCGGGCGGCCATGCCGAGGGCGACGTGGACCTTGGCGGAAACGACGGCATCATCGGGTCGGACTTCGACGACAGCCTTGCCGGCTACGACGGCGAGGGAGCGGACTGGACCAACATCTTCTACGGCGGGTTGGGCAACGACACGCTGGACGGGCGCGGCGGATCCGACGCGCTGTACGGTGAAGAGGGCGACGATTCCCTCATCGGCGGCGATGGCAACGACACGCTGGACGGCGGCATCGGGGACGACACGCTCGAAGGCGGTCAGGGCAACGACATCCTGACCGGCGGCGACGGCGCGGATTCGCTCGACGGCGGCGACGGCGCCGACACGCTGACGGGTGGCGACGGCGACGACTGGCTTTCGGGTGGCCGCGGGGCCGACAACCTCGACGGCGGGGCCGG
This region of Ponticoccus alexandrii genomic DNA includes:
- a CDS encoding Hint domain-containing protein — encoded protein: MPVYTVEFYDFDPWGTVPTGGSFVWTGPATYGGTATITDNEAGIGGQTLDDDNAGNESAYGNATTSAGTSTGVNMDAERVWTLRDTVTGEVFQIAQLDVEGGAADGFYTLSELPMVPGRSYDVLAYDSNPDASAGDIAFTYGDFTDGDIDGTDGDDLIDFAYQDIHGEQVDASPWGLNDSITARDGNDTVYGGAGNDTIDAGDGNDVVYGDLGGATPSRIAQDLNWTAQGGNGTNLAGGFTQDTGDIDVSVSFASTGNNNPTYQVNTVDQQYRAGGETYNQNSSLYLFGNGDGATSRTTMNFAASAGSSVADEVENVSFRINDVDWGSGNHRDVVTVNAFDADNNPVTVVLTPSGGDTVSGNTVTANNAAEATNQAGGSVRVDIAGPVSRIEIIYGNALNGTQGIWVTDVQFDAVPVGGDDLILGGAGDDTLFGEEGDDTLDGGTGADSLSGGTGADSLTGGDGDDTLEGGAGADTLSGGAGMDFLSYASSDAGVTIDLASGSFSGGHAEGDVDLGGNDGIIGSDFDDSLAGYDGEGADWTNIFYGGLGNDTLDGRGGSDALYGEEGDDSLIGGDGNDTLDGGIGDDTLEGGQGNDILTGGDGADSLDGGDGADTLTGGDGDDWLSGGRGADNLDGGAGNDALFASNGDTITGGDGDDTITLVDTGETGAGGIFIDGLTGGQTGGDTLNLNGLADRTTINITSNVGGEQSGTVQLLDGTLVTFTNIDQVICFTPGTRILTETGYRPVEGLRPGDRLMTRDGGLQPLRWIGARRTLAAGQAAPIRIATHVLGGERPLLVSPQHRMLLAGYEAQLLFGVEEVLASARHLLGGAGVTRVEGGEVTYIHLAMDRHEVIFAEGMATESFFVGDEGLKSLDPRAREGLLAALPHLRGDLSAYGGTARLCLKRHEAQALTRRGPAALRRVA